In the Chthoniobacterales bacterium genome, CTTCACCTTTCTCTACTGCTACAAGTAAGCGTCACTTTTCCCGATGCCCGAAGCTCTCACGACCGAAAAAACCGACGGGCTGGGGGTCCGTCACTTCTCCGTCTTCCTCGACAACAAAGTCGGCGCCCTCCTCGAGGTTGTCCGCATGCTCGGTGATCACAACATCGTGGTCCTCGCCCTCAGCATTCAGGACTCCGCCGAAAGTTCCATCTGCCGGTTCATCGTCAGCGACCCCGACCAGGTGGAGAACCTCTTCGAAGAAAACGCCATCCCGCACAGCGTTTCCGAGATTCTCGTCACCGAACTCAAGGACGGCGCGACCGACCTTCCGAATGTCCTCGCTGCGCTCCTGAAGGCCGAGGTGAACGTCCTCTTCAGCTATCCCCTGCTCATTCGTCCCCGCGGCCGGGCGGTGCTCGCCCTGCACGTGGACGACAACGAGTGCGCGTCCGCCGTGCTTCGCGGTGACGGCTTCCCGGTGCTGAACCAGGCGGACCTTTCCCGCTGACTCCATGCGCCTCGCGCTTTCCGTCTTTTCGTCCCTCCTTGTCGTTGCGCAGCTGGCTTCGGCCGGACTTGTGATCGTTCAGGAGGCCGATCACCTCGGACCCGACGCCGGTCGCACCCGCATGACGTTGAACATTTCCGGCGAACGTGCGCGGATCGACGTCGGCGACCAGCTTTCGAGCATCGTCGATCTCAAATCCGGCACCGTGACCTCCCTCATGCATCCGCAGAAGATCGCGATGCAGTTGCCGAAGGCGGCGCTGGCCGCGATCCGGGAAAAGGCCGCTGAAAAAACCGAGAAGCCGGACCTCGAGCCAACCGGGAAGAAGGAAACGATCAACGGCTATGCCTGCACCGAATACGCCGGCACTCTCCAGGGACTGGCGGTGACCTATTGGGTGACCAATGACGTCCCGGATCAGAAAGCGATTCTCGACCAGATGGCGAAGCTTGCGAGCAGTAGCGACATCTTCAAGGGCGCCCTCGCGAGCGGCGCGGATTTTCCGGGGTTCCCCATTCGCACCACCGTCACCTCTCCCCAGCTCGGCACCTCGACGATGACGGTCATCTCGATCAGGAAGGCCGACCTGCCCGACAGCGAGTTCGAAATTCCCGCCGGCTATCAGACATTGAAATCGCCGCTCCCCGGCGCCGGCGGAAACTAGGCGCTCTCGCCGCCGCAGCCCGTTCGCGCGACCACCCATTCCCTCACCGGTCGGCCTTCCCCGACGTGCTCGCGAAGCACGCGGTCGAGTCGTCCGGGCGTCATCGCGCCATACCAGACACCTTCGGGATAGACGACCAGCCACGGCCCTCCGGTGCAGATGCGCAGGCAGGCGGCCTTGCTTCGCAGGGCGCGCAGCCCCAGCGTTTTCACCGCACCCTTGAGGTGCTGCCACAGGGCCTCCCCCTCCCCGGGGTCACAGCAATCGGGCCCGATGCACAGAAAAAGATGCCGTTCCGCCGCGGTGATCTCCCGAAAAGAGATCTTCGATTGGACCGGAAAGACGTCACTCATCACCGGTATCCTGAATCCTTTCGCCCCTCCCCGGCAACTTCGCTTCCCAGCGATAACTTGCGTAGGGCGCGAATTGCGTCGTAACGTCCCGCCGTGAGACGCGTCCTCCCCATCTTTGCTGCCCTGCTCTGCGCCCTCGGCGCAGCGCGCGCCCAGGAGCAGGAGCAGGGGATGCTCGATCGCATCGACGCAAACTGGAAACAGGGCATTCAGGCAATGAATGCCGACGCGACGGGCAAGAAAAAGGGTAAGGACAAGACGGCAGGCGCCCTCGTCAGTCCGCTCACGAGTAAGAAATTCGAGTCCAGCGAGATGGCGACGAAGAGCTTCTCCGCCAGCTCGTTCAGCGGCGTGAAAGGCGCGCCGATCAAATCTTACGAGACGCGCTCGTTCTTCGGCCTCAGGAATCCGTGGTTCGGCCGCAAGGTCTTCGACACCACGGCGGACACGATGGCAGGCCGATCCGCGCGGGAATCCCGCGAGCAGTTCAAGACCGATGCCTTTGCCGTGAAGGAATTCGAGAAAGCCAGTAAAGGAGACGCCCAGGATGCCTCCGCCACGCTCGCCACCGCCGATCAGCCCCGGCCCTACCTCGTGCCCGGCAAGACCCAGCAGGGCCTCGACAAATTTACGCAAAATCTGAAGAAGGACCTCACGATCGACGACGTTCGCGACCTTCTGAACAAAGGCACGGACAAGTAAGTCCGCTCCCCCCGTTTTCATGGACATCCTCAACGACCTCATCCGCAACTGCGCCCAGGTGCTCAGCCCGGAGGACCTTCGCAAGAAACTCGCCGAAAATCGCCCATTGCGCGTCAAACTCGGCGTCGACCCCACCGCCCCGGACATTCACCTCGGGCACACCGTGGGCCTCACGAAGCTTCGCCAGTTCCAGGAGCTCGGCCACCAGGCCATCCTCATCATCGGCGATTTTACCGCGATGATCGGAGACCCGAGCGGCCGCTCGGCAACCCGGCCGCAGCTCACGCACGACGAGGTCATGGCCAACGCGAAGACCTACCAGCAGCAGGCCTTCAAGATTCTCGATCCCGCCCGCACCCGCGTCGTGTTCAACGGCGAATGGTTCGAGATGATGACCTTCGAGGAGGTGATCCGCCTGAACAGCCGCGTGACGCTCCAGCAGATGCTCCAGCGCGAAGACTTCCGCGAGCGCATGAATGCGGGCCACCCCGTGCGCGCCCACGAGGTCCAATACCCGATCATGCAGGGATGGGATTCCGTGATGATCGAGGCCGACGTCGAACTCGGCGGCACCGACCAGCTTT is a window encoding:
- a CDS encoding DUF4412 domain-containing protein, which codes for MRLALSVFSSLLVVAQLASAGLVIVQEADHLGPDAGRTRMTLNISGERARIDVGDQLSSIVDLKSGTVTSLMHPQKIAMQLPKAALAAIREKAAEKTEKPDLEPTGKKETINGYACTEYAGTLQGLAVTYWVTNDVPDQKAILDQMAKLASSSDIFKGALASGADFPGFPIRTTVTSPQLGTSTMTVISIRKADLPDSEFEIPAGYQTLKSPLPGAGGN